One Pasteurella dagmatis DNA segment encodes these proteins:
- a CDS encoding tyrosine-type recombinase/integrase → MARTTKPLTNTEVNKAKARDKPYTLTDGNGLFLLIMPSGVKTWQFNYYRPITKKRAKFSLGAYPNLTIAQARAKREEYRALLAQGIDPQLHKQEQELKQQAENTNTLLNIAHRWKEKRSKEVEPLTMEKNWKRLENHLFPILGHYPIDQITSPILIDAVKPLNEQGFNDTLHRIINLTNQILNYAVTIGLLPFNSCVKASDAYHKEEQTNHPAISYKELATLLKDFQESNRDYLTKVLFRWQLLSMVRPAEAVSAEWSEIDFDKKLWVIPAIKMKKTRQGQFDHTVPLSSQMISILQELKPITGVCKYVFPHYSLPNRSMSKETITKALRDIGYQGKQDSHGLRSIGRTYLEDQNVDFRLAETCLAHRVGDKTSRAYNRAKYIELRRPVMQLWGDYVEKCSPK, encoded by the coding sequence ATGGCTAGAACAACTAAACCACTTACCAATACAGAAGTTAATAAAGCTAAAGCAAGAGATAAACCTTATACCTTAACTGATGGTAACGGCTTATTCTTATTGATTATGCCTAGTGGAGTTAAAACTTGGCAATTTAACTACTATAGACCCATAACAAAAAAGAGAGCTAAATTTAGCTTAGGTGCTTATCCTAATTTAACCATCGCCCAAGCTCGTGCTAAACGTGAAGAATATAGAGCGCTACTCGCACAAGGCATTGATCCACAACTTCACAAGCAAGAACAAGAATTAAAACAACAAGCAGAAAACACAAATACGCTTTTAAACATTGCTCACCGCTGGAAAGAAAAAAGATCCAAAGAGGTTGAGCCTTTGACCATGGAAAAAAACTGGAAACGACTAGAAAACCATTTATTCCCAATTCTGGGGCATTATCCTATTGATCAAATTACTTCACCTATTTTGATTGATGCCGTAAAACCACTTAATGAACAAGGGTTCAACGATACACTTCATAGAATAATCAACCTTACTAATCAGATCTTAAATTACGCTGTCACTATTGGACTTTTACCCTTCAATAGCTGTGTAAAAGCCTCTGATGCTTATCACAAAGAAGAACAAACAAATCATCCAGCTATCTCCTACAAAGAGTTAGCAACGCTACTAAAAGATTTTCAGGAATCAAATAGGGATTACTTAACAAAAGTATTATTCCGCTGGCAATTACTATCTATGGTAAGACCAGCGGAGGCGGTAAGTGCAGAATGGTCTGAAATTGATTTTGATAAAAAGTTATGGGTTATTCCAGCTATAAAAATGAAGAAAACTAGACAGGGACAATTTGATCACACCGTGCCACTCTCTAGCCAAATGATATCAATTCTCCAAGAATTAAAACCTATTACTGGTGTGTGTAAATATGTTTTCCCTCATTATAGTTTGCCTAATCGCTCTATGAGTAAAGAAACTATTACTAAAGCGCTACGTGATATTGGTTATCAAGGTAAACAAGATTCACATGGCTTGCGTTCTATCGGTAGAACTTATTTAGAAGATCAGAATGTAGATTTTAGATTAGCTGAAACTTGTTTAGCACATCGAGTAGGAGATAAAACGAGTCGAGCATATAACAGGGCTAAATATATAGAATTAAGGCGACCAGTGATGCAACTTTGGGGCGACTATGTAGAAAAATGTTCTCCTAAATAA
- a CDS encoding integrase arm-type DNA-binding domain-containing protein, whose protein sequence is MDAHYHVILLPVQYLQQKYLNQALLNYMLRHKLNKRGKGEFVFYSLPLFEYQYSTISLSKTIPKSPKFQRNTVIEINNAKVKDYSLSDGQSSFLLEKATRKNIAFPILQTILKKTFMSLGYYPEILLSDARNKRDEYRALLSKDIVPQDHKLKVAQQKLQKKEFTLSTIAKGWLILRENEVKAGKLKQDTYEDEC, encoded by the coding sequence ATGGATGCTCATTACCATGTTATTTTATTGCCTGTTCAATACCTGCAACAAAAGTATTTAAACCAAGCTCTTTTAAATTATATGCTGCGGCATAAGCTAAATAAGCGGGGTAAAGGTGAGTTTGTATTCTATTCTCTCCCATTGTTCGAGTACCAATATAGCACCATTTCACTTTCCAAAACCATCCCCAAAAGCCCAAAATTTCAGCGAAACACAGTAATAGAGATAAACAACGCTAAAGTAAAAGACTATTCCCTATCAGATGGTCAAAGTTCTTTTTTGTTAGAAAAAGCAACTCGAAAAAATATAGCATTTCCAATACTACAGACCATTCTCAAAAAAACGTTTATGAGCTTAGGTTATTATCCAGAGATATTGCTTTCTGATGCGAGAAATAAGAGAGATGAATATCGTGCTTTATTATCTAAAGATATAGTTCCACAAGACCATAAACTGAAAGTCGCACAACAAAAACTACAAAAGAAAGAGTTTACTCTTTCAACCATTGCTAAAGGTTGGCTTATATTAAGAGAAAATGAAGTAAAAGCTGGAAAGTTGAAACAAGATACTTATGAAGATGAATGTTAA
- a CDS encoding outer membrane beta-barrel protein: MKINTLLLTTLSVLPAFAIAQTGQFNFYGKAGIDLTSRFESVEIAPSIRNHFLNTTAITSKKNTFSPSIFLESTYNILPQTEIGVGIGYIKRKGFNHTASATFPNTAYPNNNATRTVTEKFKINRYSSIPVYLALKQNYPLNQNTTLYFNGNLGYSFNKIRNNTTYDIKDSSPILSYSRIFNLKIKNGLYWGLGMGIEYKSFLVDIGYYHTNSSINVIGIYNGEEYESGYHSYKNDALRFSIGFKF, from the coding sequence ATGAAAATTAACACATTACTTTTAACAACATTGTCAGTTCTTCCTGCTTTTGCAATAGCACAAACTGGTCAATTTAATTTTTATGGCAAAGCAGGGATTGATTTGACTTCTCGTTTTGAGTCAGTAGAAATAGCACCTTCAATAAGAAATCATTTTCTTAATACTACCGCTATCACATCAAAGAAAAATACATTCTCACCAAGCATTTTTTTAGAATCTACATATAACATATTACCCCAAACAGAAATTGGTGTTGGGATAGGTTATATTAAACGTAAAGGATTCAATCATACAGCTTCTGCAACTTTTCCAAACACAGCTTATCCAAACAATAATGCTACTCGTACTGTTACAGAAAAATTCAAAATAAATCGCTATTCCTCTATTCCTGTTTATTTAGCCCTTAAACAGAATTATCCTCTTAACCAAAATACAACATTGTATTTCAATGGTAATTTAGGTTATTCCTTTAATAAAATACGTAATAATACTACATACGATATAAAAGATTCCTCCCCTATCCTAAGTTATTCTAGAATATTTAATCTAAAAATTAAAAATGGACTTTATTGGGGTTTAGGCATGGGTATAGAGTACAAGTCATTCTTAGTTGATATTGGATATTATCACACCAATTCTTCTATCAATGTTATAGGTATTTACAACGGAGAAGAATATGAGTCAGGATATCACTCATACAAAAATGATGCACTACGCTTCTCTATTGGTTTTAAATTCTAA
- the thrS gene encoding threonine--tRNA ligase, whose product MPIITLPDGSQRQFEQPVSVMDVAASIGAGLAKACIAGRVNGERKDACDVITNDSSLEIITAKDEDGLEIIRHSCAHLLGHAIKQLFPNVKMAIGPTIENGFYYDVDLDRSLTQEDLDALEKRMLDLAKTNYDVVKKVVSWQEARDTFEQRSEPYKMAILDENIARCDTPALYHHEEYIDMCRGPHVPNMRFCHHFKLMKVAGAYWRGDSKNKMLQRIYGTAWADKKQLSEYLTRLEEAAKRDHRKIGKALDLYHMQEEAPGMVFWHNDGWTIFRELETFVRTKLKEYDYQEVKGPFMMDRVLWEKTGHWQNYGDLMFTTQSENREYAIKPMNCPGHVQIFNQGLKSYRDLPIRMAEFGSCHRNEPSGSLHGLMRVRGFTQDDAHIFCTEDQIESEVTSCIKMVYDIYSTFGFENIQVKLSTRPEKRIGADEMWERAEAGLAAALAHNGLEYEIQEGEGAFYGPKIEFALRDSLDREWQCGTIQLDFALPGRLNASYVAEDNDRRTPVMIHRAILGSIERFIGIITEEYAGFFPAWLAPTQAVVMNITDSQSEYVQKVVKTLSDAGLRVKSDLRNEKIGFKIREHTLRRVPYMLVCGDKEIEAGKVAVRTRKGADLGTFTIEEFLDILKKQVRLRELKLFGEES is encoded by the coding sequence ATGCCTATTATTACTTTGCCTGACGGTTCACAGCGTCAGTTTGAACAACCTGTTTCTGTGATGGATGTTGCAGCTAGCATTGGTGCTGGTCTTGCAAAAGCTTGTATTGCTGGTCGAGTGAATGGCGAGCGTAAAGATGCTTGTGACGTTATCACAAATGACAGTAGCCTAGAGATTATTACCGCAAAAGATGAAGACGGTTTAGAAATCATTCGTCACTCTTGTGCGCACTTATTGGGTCACGCAATTAAGCAATTATTCCCAAATGTGAAAATGGCGATTGGTCCAACAATCGAGAACGGTTTTTATTATGATGTTGATTTAGACCGCTCTTTAACGCAAGAAGATTTAGATGCGTTAGAAAAACGTATGCTTGATCTAGCTAAAACTAATTATGATGTAGTGAAAAAAGTGGTGAGTTGGCAGGAGGCTCGTGATACTTTTGAACAACGTAGTGAGCCATATAAAATGGCAATTTTAGATGAAAACATTGCTCGTTGTGACACACCTGCACTTTATCATCACGAAGAATATATCGATATGTGTCGAGGTCCACATGTACCAAATATGCGTTTTTGTCATCATTTCAAATTGATGAAAGTGGCAGGGGCATACTGGCGTGGTGACAGTAAAAATAAAATGTTACAGCGTATCTATGGTACAGCTTGGGCTGATAAAAAGCAGCTAAGCGAATATTTAACGCGTTTAGAAGAAGCGGCAAAACGTGACCACCGTAAAATTGGTAAAGCATTAGATTTATATCATATGCAAGAAGAGGCTCCGGGCATGGTGTTTTGGCACAATGACGGTTGGACAATTTTCCGCGAACTTGAAACTTTTGTTCGTACTAAATTAAAAGAATACGATTATCAGGAAGTAAAAGGTCCATTTATGATGGATCGCGTGTTGTGGGAAAAAACAGGTCACTGGCAAAACTACGGTGACTTAATGTTCACGACACAATCAGAAAATCGTGAATATGCGATCAAACCAATGAACTGTCCAGGTCACGTTCAAATTTTTAATCAAGGTTTGAAATCATATCGTGATTTACCAATCCGTATGGCTGAATTTGGTTCTTGTCATCGTAATGAACCGTCTGGTTCACTACACGGTTTAATGCGTGTACGAGGTTTCACTCAAGATGATGCACACATTTTTTGTACTGAAGATCAAATTGAAAGCGAAGTAACCTCTTGTATCAAAATGGTTTATGACATTTATAGCACTTTTGGTTTTGAGAATATTCAGGTGAAACTGTCAACTCGTCCAGAAAAACGTATTGGTGCAGATGAAATGTGGGAGCGTGCAGAAGCTGGTCTTGCAGCAGCATTAGCACATAACGGTCTTGAGTATGAAATTCAAGAAGGTGAGGGGGCATTCTATGGTCCGAAAATTGAATTTGCATTACGTGATAGTTTAGATCGTGAGTGGCAGTGCGGTACAATTCAGTTAGACTTTGCATTACCAGGTCGCTTAAATGCATCTTATGTTGCAGAAGATAACGATCGCCGTACTCCAGTAATGATTCACCGCGCGATTTTAGGTTCGATTGAGCGTTTTATTGGTATTATTACTGAAGAATACGCAGGTTTCTTCCCAGCATGGTTAGCACCAACACAAGCAGTCGTGATGAATATTACTGATTCACAATCTGAATATGTACAAAAAGTGGTGAAGACTTTATCTGACGCAGGTCTACGCGTGAAATCAGATTTACGTAACGAAAAAATTGGCTTTAAAATCCGCGAACATACCTTACGCCGTGTTCCATATATGCTCGTTTGTGGTGATAAAGAAATTGAAGCGGGCAAGGTGGCAGTTCGTACTCGTAAAGGTGCAGACCTTGGCACATTCACTATTGAAGAATTTTTAGATATTCTGAAAAAACAAGTTCGCCTTCGTGAACTAAAATTGTTTGGCGAAGAGTCGTAA
- a CDS encoding ABC transporter substrate-binding protein, translating to MKLTTKLSLIAAGLLAINTAQAANKTFINCVSRAPSSFSPALIMEGISYNASSQQVYNRLIEFKRGSTDIEPALAENWQISDDGLTYTFNLRKGVKFHTTKEYQPSREFNADDVIFSFHRQLDKTHPYHSVSKGTYPYFNAMKFPKLLKSVEKVDDYTVKITLNKPDATFLASLGMDFISIYSAEYADKMMKAGTPEKIDTTPIGTGPFIFTGYQLEQKIRFLANPEYWKPKAEIDRLIFDIVPDASTRYAKLQAGSCHMIDFPNIADLAKMKDDPKVQLMSKEGLNIAYVAFNTEKPPFDNVKVRQALNYATDKQAIIDVVYQGAGVIAKNILPPTIWSYNDAIQDYPFDIEKAKKLLTEAGYPNGFETEIWVQPVVRSSNPNPRRMAEVIQSDWAKAGVKAKLVSYEWGDYIKRTKAGELTAGTYGWSGDNGDPDNFLSPLLGSENIGNSNYARWSNAEFDALLNKAISLSSQAERAELYKKAQVIAKEQAPWITIAHSITNTALSPRVKDYKQSPFGYSYFYGTKLED from the coding sequence ATGAAATTAACCACAAAACTTTCTTTAATTGCGGCAGGCTTACTTGCCATTAACACCGCTCAAGCTGCTAATAAAACCTTTATTAACTGCGTAAGCCGTGCGCCAAGTAGCTTTAGCCCAGCACTCATTATGGAAGGTATTTCTTATAATGCCAGCTCACAACAAGTCTATAATCGTTTGATTGAGTTTAAACGTGGTTCAACAGATATTGAGCCGGCCCTTGCCGAAAACTGGCAAATTAGTGATGATGGCTTAACTTACACCTTTAATTTACGCAAAGGGGTTAAATTCCATACAACAAAAGAATATCAACCAAGTCGAGAATTTAATGCTGATGACGTAATTTTCTCTTTCCATCGACAATTAGATAAAACTCACCCTTATCATTCTGTATCCAAAGGCACTTATCCCTACTTCAATGCGATGAAGTTTCCAAAGCTGTTGAAATCCGTTGAAAAAGTTGATGATTACACCGTTAAAATTACATTGAACAAACCCGATGCTACATTTTTAGCCAGTTTAGGAATGGATTTTATCTCGATCTACTCTGCTGAATATGCTGACAAAATGATGAAAGCAGGTACACCTGAAAAAATCGATACAACACCAATTGGTACGGGTCCTTTCATCTTTACAGGCTATCAACTTGAGCAAAAAATCCGTTTCTTAGCCAACCCAGAATATTGGAAACCGAAAGCAGAAATTGACCGCTTAATTTTTGATATCGTGCCTGATGCAAGCACTCGCTATGCAAAATTACAAGCTGGTAGTTGCCACATGATCGATTTCCCTAATATTGCTGATTTAGCCAAAATGAAAGACGATCCTAAAGTGCAATTAATGTCAAAAGAAGGCTTAAATATTGCATATGTCGCATTTAATACTGAAAAACCACCATTTGATAATGTGAAAGTCCGTCAAGCATTAAACTATGCGACAGATAAACAAGCTATTATCGACGTTGTTTATCAAGGTGCTGGCGTAATAGCGAAGAATATCTTGCCACCAACTATTTGGAGCTATAATGATGCCATTCAAGACTATCCTTTTGATATCGAAAAAGCGAAAAAGCTTTTAACTGAAGCAGGTTATCCAAACGGCTTTGAAACTGAAATTTGGGTACAGCCTGTAGTACGTTCTTCCAATCCAAACCCTCGCCGTATGGCAGAAGTCATCCAAAGCGACTGGGCAAAAGCTGGAGTGAAAGCAAAATTAGTCAGCTACGAGTGGGGTGATTACATTAAACGCACCAAGGCAGGCGAGCTCACCGCTGGCACTTACGGTTGGTCAGGTGATAATGGCGATCCTGATAACTTCTTATCGCCACTATTAGGCAGTGAAAATATTGGCAATAGCAACTACGCACGCTGGAGCAACGCTGAATTTGATGCATTATTAAATAAAGCGATTAGCTTATCTAGCCAAGCGGAACGAGCAGAGCTATACAAAAAAGCTCAAGTGATTGCGAAGGAACAAGCCCCTTGGATCACTATTGCACACTCAATCACTAACACGGCTCTTAGCCCTCGCGTGAAAGACTATAAACAAAGCCCATTTGGTTATAGCTACTTCTATGGCACTAAGCTAGAAGATTAA
- the putA gene encoding bifunctional proline dehydrogenase/L-glutamate gamma-semialdehyde dehydrogenase PutA has product MSYQLLPKLVSVREQLSKNYRIDEPTLMEHLFSFAEIDSHLQSQIQQLARKLVENVRSSRKNASGVDALMHEFSLSSEEGVALMCLAEALLRIPDKATADKLIRDKISKGNWRAHIGQSPSMFVNAAAWGLLLTGKLVSTHSEKQLSSSLTKLIAKGGEPLIRKGVEVAMRLLGKQFVTGETIEDAIKNGEKRFQQGFRYSYDMLGEAALTEEDADRYYQDYINSIHVVGKSAKGQGVYNSSGVSIKLSAIHPRYSLSQHQRVIDELYPKVKYLFLLAKQYDIGLNIDAEEADRLETSFDLVDRLLTEPELAGFNGVGLVVQAYQKRCFFAIDYLIEQARKHQRKIMVRLVKGAYWDSEVKRAQADGAEGYPVFTRKVHTDVSYVACAKKLLGAQDVIYPQFATHNAQSLATIYHLAKGKHFEFQCLHGMGETLYDQVVGKDHLNVQCRIYAPVGSYKTLLAYLVRRLLENGANSSFVNHIVDDTIPVDSLIIDPVVKAKETAGTMHPKTPLPQKLFGEERANSKGYDLTDALKLTELQTALSHLQNTHYVAYPLLDEKSEAKGEVRQVFNPAETTMLVGEVFDATEVDVERAFEIASAHKENWAATPVEERSKILEKMADLMEQNMSQLFDLAVREAGKTLNNAIAEVREAVDFCRYYAQEARKLCTENKPRGIVVAISPWNFPLAIFTGEVSSALVTGNVVIAKPAEQTSLIAHFAVKLFQQAGLPVGVLQCLCGSGKVVGEKLVSDPRVDGVIFTGSTDTARRINRNLAKQQKLVPLIAETGGQNAMIVDSSALAEQVVVDVISSAFDSAGQRCSALRVLYIQNDIASSMLTMLKGAMAELQVGKPQSLNTDVGPVIDRTAQARLLQHIDEISKIAKDKFQVSIDPEINKNGIFVSPTLFEIDSIHHLKQEVFGPVLHVIRFEEKDLHKVIDEINSSGFGLTSGIHSRIDETINNWLEGVKAGNLYVNRNTVGAVVGVQPFGGRGLSGTGPKAGGPFYLQRLMHTSEWKLSHLILGKPVNLSALATKVRSIFDKNQQDELLEILRQLEYKSPLNHRFNMKGITGEDNCLRFEPRNYIAIGEGDLLSQMKALIAISAAGARAVVSPDSELAKYQSRLVEYLYVTELSQFNNVGLMVVLSPISAQQKINYAERDGQILTYVENLSLALSVFPLIYEKSISVNTTAAGGNTSLMAEVD; this is encoded by the coding sequence ATGAGTTATCAATTATTACCTAAATTAGTTTCTGTGCGAGAACAACTAAGTAAAAATTATCGTATTGATGAACCCACATTAATGGAACATTTGTTTTCCTTCGCAGAAATAGATTCCCATCTTCAATCTCAAATCCAACAACTTGCTCGTAAACTTGTTGAAAATGTACGTAGCTCACGTAAAAACGCCAGTGGTGTAGATGCATTAATGCATGAGTTTTCTTTATCAAGTGAAGAGGGTGTGGCGTTAATGTGCTTAGCAGAGGCATTATTGCGTATTCCAGACAAAGCGACGGCAGATAAATTAATTCGTGACAAAATTTCAAAAGGTAACTGGCGTGCACATATTGGGCAAAGCCCATCCATGTTTGTAAATGCAGCCGCTTGGGGGTTATTACTCACAGGTAAGCTGGTTTCAACTCATAGCGAAAAACAATTGTCATCGAGTTTAACTAAATTGATCGCTAAAGGTGGAGAACCTTTAATTCGTAAAGGAGTAGAGGTCGCAATGCGTTTATTAGGTAAACAATTTGTGACTGGTGAAACTATTGAAGATGCAATCAAAAATGGTGAAAAACGTTTCCAACAAGGATTCCGTTATAGCTACGATATGTTAGGCGAGGCGGCTTTAACAGAAGAAGATGCAGATCGATACTATCAAGATTATATTAATTCGATTCACGTTGTAGGTAAAAGCGCTAAAGGACAAGGCGTTTATAATTCCTCTGGAGTATCGATTAAATTATCAGCCATTCACCCACGTTATAGCTTATCACAACATCAACGCGTGATTGATGAACTTTATCCAAAAGTAAAATATCTTTTTTTATTAGCAAAACAATATGACATTGGTTTAAATATTGATGCAGAAGAAGCTGATAGACTGGAAACTTCATTTGATCTAGTTGACCGTTTGTTAACTGAACCAGAATTAGCAGGCTTCAATGGCGTGGGTTTAGTTGTTCAGGCTTATCAAAAACGCTGTTTCTTTGCGATTGACTATTTAATTGAACAAGCACGTAAACATCAACGAAAAATCATGGTGCGCTTAGTGAAAGGAGCCTATTGGGACAGTGAAGTTAAACGTGCTCAAGCAGATGGCGCAGAGGGATATCCAGTCTTTACACGAAAAGTACATACTGACGTCTCTTATGTCGCTTGTGCAAAAAAATTACTGGGTGCACAAGATGTGATTTATCCACAATTTGCAACACATAATGCGCAATCACTTGCTACAATTTACCATTTAGCGAAAGGTAAGCATTTTGAATTCCAATGTTTACACGGAATGGGTGAAACCTTATATGACCAAGTGGTGGGTAAAGATCATTTAAACGTGCAGTGCCGTATTTATGCGCCAGTTGGCTCTTATAAAACGCTTTTAGCTTATTTAGTCCGCCGTTTGTTAGAAAATGGTGCAAATAGCTCATTTGTGAACCATATTGTTGATGACACTATTCCTGTTGATTCGTTGATTATTGATCCTGTTGTGAAAGCGAAAGAAACAGCAGGCACAATGCATCCGAAAACACCTTTACCACAAAAATTATTTGGTGAAGAACGAGCAAACTCAAAAGGCTATGATTTGACAGATGCATTAAAATTAACCGAATTACAGACCGCACTTTCTCACTTACAAAACACGCACTATGTTGCCTATCCATTGTTAGATGAAAAATCGGAAGCTAAAGGCGAAGTGCGACAAGTCTTTAACCCTGCAGAAACCACAATGCTTGTGGGTGAAGTGTTTGACGCCACAGAAGTAGATGTTGAAAGAGCTTTTGAGATAGCTAGTGCGCACAAAGAAAATTGGGCTGCAACGCCAGTCGAAGAGCGGTCAAAAATTTTAGAGAAAATGGCTGATCTTATGGAACAAAATATGTCACAGCTATTTGATCTTGCAGTGCGTGAAGCGGGTAAAACCTTAAATAATGCAATTGCCGAAGTTCGTGAGGCTGTGGATTTTTGTCGTTATTATGCACAAGAAGCACGCAAACTATGTACTGAAAATAAACCGAGAGGCATTGTAGTGGCGATTAGCCCTTGGAACTTCCCATTAGCAATCTTTACTGGTGAAGTTTCTTCTGCCTTAGTGACCGGCAATGTGGTGATCGCAAAACCTGCAGAACAAACCTCATTAATAGCTCATTTCGCAGTGAAACTCTTCCAACAAGCTGGCTTACCAGTGGGCGTATTACAATGCTTATGCGGTTCAGGCAAAGTAGTTGGTGAAAAATTAGTGTCAGATCCTCGTGTAGATGGGGTTATTTTTACTGGTTCAACAGATACGGCAAGACGTATTAACCGCAATCTTGCAAAACAACAGAAACTAGTTCCACTCATTGCAGAAACTGGGGGGCAAAATGCAATGATAGTGGATAGTTCAGCTTTAGCGGAACAAGTAGTGGTAGATGTAATTAGTTCTGCTTTTGACTCGGCAGGGCAACGTTGTTCTGCGCTACGTGTATTATATATACAAAATGATATTGCTTCATCAATGTTAACGATGTTGAAAGGTGCTATGGCAGAATTACAAGTAGGTAAACCACAGTCTTTGAATACAGATGTTGGTCCTGTGATTGATAGAACCGCTCAAGCCCGTTTATTGCAACATATTGATGAAATTAGCAAAATTGCGAAGGATAAATTCCAAGTATCTATCGATCCTGAAATAAATAAAAATGGTATTTTTGTGTCACCAACTTTATTTGAAATTGATAGTATTCATCACTTAAAACAAGAAGTATTTGGACCTGTTCTACACGTTATTCGTTTCGAAGAAAAAGATTTACATAAAGTCATTGATGAAATTAACTCAAGTGGATTCGGCTTAACAAGTGGTATTCACAGCAGAATTGATGAAACCATTAACAATTGGTTAGAAGGAGTAAAAGCAGGTAACTTGTATGTCAACAGAAATACGGTAGGCGCAGTTGTAGGTGTTCAGCCATTTGGTGGTCGAGGCTTGTCTGGAACGGGACCGAAAGCGGGTGGCCCATTCTATTTACAACGCCTAATGCATACCTCAGAATGGAAACTTTCTCATCTCATTTTAGGTAAACCTGTCAATTTATCTGCATTGGCAACAAAAGTGCGGTCAATTTTTGATAAGAATCAGCAAGATGAATTATTGGAAATTCTACGTCAATTGGAATACAAATCACCGCTTAATCACAGGTTCAATATGAAAGGCATTACAGGTGAGGACAACTGTTTGCGCTTTGAACCACGCAATTACATTGCAATTGGAGAAGGTGATTTATTGTCACAAATGAAAGCACTTATTGCAATTAGCGCTGCGGGAGCTAGAGCAGTCGTTAGCCCTGATTCAGAATTGGCTAAATATCAAAGTCGTTTGGTGGAGTATTTGTATGTTACCGAATTAAGCCAATTTAATAATGTTGGATTAATGGTTGTCTTATCTCCAATTTCAGCACAGCAGAAAATAAATTATGCCGAAAGGGATGGTCAAATTTTAACTTATGTTGAGAATCTTTCTTTAGCTCTATCAGTATTTCCGCTTATTTATGAGAAATCAATTAGTGTAAATACAACAGCTGCAGGTGGCAATACAAGCCTTATGGCAGAGGTTGATTAG